CTATCTATTACAACGCCGTAGCCCGCGGCATCATACCAGATGCCAATCCGGTCTATATCCACTTGGGGTATAATGGGTGGAGTAATGTTCCTGACCCTGCAAATGACCCTGCTATGACCTCCACCGGTACCCCCGGTTTATGGTTCTACGATTATGCTATCCCCCAGGACGCCGAGGTTATTGATTTCTGTTTCCAGGACAAGATTAGTGGTTGGGACAACAACGGTGGCTACGGCGTGGACTGGCACATTAAGGTCGCCCCCGCCGGATTCTGGCTCCCCATAGTGCCAACGCCCAATGATACCATCACCATCATTGCCGATACAACCGGTGATCTCTGGTGGGGCGTCAACGGCTGGCAGGAGCCTATACCCGAATACTGGCCCGAAGATACCCATATCGGCGATCCTGGCGCCTCCGTCGAATCACCGCTCTCAGGACCGGATACAACCGGTCATTATTACATCAAAATTGGACCATTCCAGCGCGGTGAACAACCCGTAGAAGTCGTGGACTTCGTCTTTCACTGGAGCGACGGTACGTGGGACAACAATAACGAGGCTGACTATCATATCCTCTTGGACCTCGAACCACAAGCGGGCGATCCCCTCATCACCAATCTCTCCCATCAAGACAACGACGTTGTAAACGGCGATGAGCTGCTTATTTTCACTACCTCCGGAAGTGATTCGACCGAAATATGGATCGATGGCTCACTGGTCTATTCGAATGCTGGCGACAGCCACACTTACTACTGGCAAACGGATACCCTGACCTTCGGTCAGCATACGATCTGGATCAGGGCGGAAGGAGCAAACGGACGGGTGACCTTCCAAAAAGTGACGGTTTGGAAAGCACCCGACATCGTCATGGAACCACTACCTGCGGGGGCAGAACTTGGCGTGACGGATCATGGTAACGGCACTGTCACATTTGCTCTTCTGGCACCGGCCAAGGCCTTCGTGTGTCTTCTTGGCAGCTGGGCAGACTGGGATCCCGATTCCCTGGTCATGAATTATGATATCGGTCAGTCTATTTGGTGGCTTACTGAATTGCTTACACCGGGCACTTACCAGTATATGTACCTGATCAACGGCCAGAAGCAGCTTGGCGATCCTTATGCCACCGACGTGGAGTGGAAATTGCCCAACGGCCAGGAAGACTGGCAGTACGTTGAGAATCAGATCTGCCAGTTCAAAGTAGGGGCTGAGCCATTCGTCTGGACCGATGACGGGTGGATAAAACCGGTGATGGAAGACCTGGTGATCTACGAGCTGCTGGTGCGTGACTTCTCCTCTCAGCGGAATTTTGCCGGGGTGATTGAGAAGCTCGACTACCTGGCGGACCTGGGCATCAATGCCATCGAGCTGCTGCCCAACTACGAGTTCCCTGGAGAAAGCTCGTGGGGGTACAATCCGGCATTTTACTTCGCGGTGGAGTCTGCTTACGGTACCCCGGAAGATTTCAAAACTCTCGTAAATGAGGCTCATGCGCGGGGCATCGCCGTCATCATGGACCTGGTCTTTAACCACTGCGATGGCCGCTCGCCCTTCTATCAGCTGTACGAGCAAAATTATGATGACTCGCCCTATGTCCACGCCGAACAGAATCCCTGGGGAATGCCCGACTTTGATCATACCAAAGAAGGCACGAAGCGACTGGTCAAAGATGTGGTGCGGTATTGGATTGAGGAATACCATGTTGACGGCTACCGTTATGACAATACCACCGGTTTCGGCTGGGACGGCGCAATGGACCGGGGTATCGCCCTTTTCAGCTACGAAGCCTGGCTGGCCGACTCCAATACCTACCAGATTGCCGAACATTTTGCCAAAATCGACGAAATCAAAAACATGATCCGCGATTCCAAAATCAATTCCCACTGGCACGATATCTTTCATGATCAGATGAAGGCCAATCTCCGGGAAGGACCCTTCGAGGGAAGGAATTACGGGTATCTATCCTATACGGCCGATGGTATTGATTTCCAGGAAGAAGGCTTCCGTCAGCCTCGGAATATCGTGAACTATACCGAGAGTCACGATGAGCAGCGGGTCATCTGGGAAGCGCAGACCAATCCGGCCATCGATTATCAGTTGGCGGTCCAGAAGTCGAAACTGGGCGCCGCGATTCTACTGACTGCCACCGGTGTTCCCATGCTTTACCACGGC
The sequence above is drawn from the Candidatus Neomarinimicrobiota bacterium genome and encodes:
- a CDS encoding alpha-amylase family glycosyl hydrolase; the protein is MKSQPDITARKSPPAFIAAVLLTLAILITKGSGQAVTWEPALPWQGGTVTIYYNAVARGIIPDANPVYIHLGYNGWSNVPDPANDPAMTSTGTPGLWFYDYAIPQDAEVIDFCFQDKISGWDNNGGYGVDWHIKVAPAGFWLPIVPTPNDTITIIADTTGDLWWGVNGWQEPIPEYWPEDTHIGDPGASVESPLSGPDTTGHYYIKIGPFQRGEQPVEVVDFVFHWSDGTWDNNNEADYHILLDLEPQAGDPLITNLSHQDNDVVNGDELLIFTTSGSDSTEIWIDGSLVYSNAGDSHTYYWQTDTLTFGQHTIWIRAEGANGRVTFQKVTVWKAPDIVMEPLPAGAELGVTDHGNGTVTFALLAPAKAFVCLLGSWADWDPDSLVMNYDIGQSIWWLTELLTPGTYQYMYLINGQKQLGDPYATDVEWKLPNGQEDWQYVENQICQFKVGAEPFVWTDDGWIKPVMEDLVIYELLVRDFSSQRNFAGVIEKLDYLADLGINAIELLPNYEFPGESSWGYNPAFYFAVESAYGTPEDFKTLVNEAHARGIAVIMDLVFNHCDGRSPFYQLYEQNYDDSPYVHAEQNPWGMPDFDHTKEGTKRLVKDVVRYWIEEYHVDGYRYDNTTGFGWDGAMDRGIALFSYEAWLADSNTYQIAEHFAKIDEIKNMIRDSKINSHWHDIFHDQMKANLREGPFEGRNYGYLSYTADGIDFQEEGFRQPRNIVNYTESHDEQRVIWEAQTNPAIDYQLAVQKSKLGAAILLTATGVPMLYHGQEFGMDTEKTLDYNPLIWSKLETETGRELHSYYRKLLQLRQQTPALRGTNCDFTYD